The Virgibacillus phasianinus genome includes a window with the following:
- a CDS encoding flagellar basal body rod protein, whose protein sequence is MKKFVLFVGGLVALMVLLSTLGPMVFLAVSVLLLYVIFKQFAKSDSTIGKVGWVIAGLIVLGIAFSNIYAVIGVVAAYALYLIIKNWKNDKTEAAGYEKVEEDDPFKNFERQWAELNN, encoded by the coding sequence ATGAAAAAATTCGTGTTGTTTGTTGGAGGGCTAGTGGCCTTAATGGTTTTACTTTCAACACTTGGACCAATGGTTTTTCTAGCTGTCAGCGTTTTGCTGCTGTATGTTATTTTTAAGCAATTTGCCAAAAGCGATTCAACTATTGGAAAAGTTGGTTGGGTCATCGCAGGATTAATTGTACTTGGAATTGCTTTTTCTAATATCTATGCGGTTATTGGTGTAGTGGCTGCTTATGCATTGTATCTGATCATCAAAAATTGGAAGAATGATAAGACGGAAGCAGCTGGTTATGAAAAGGTTGAAGAGGACGACCCATTTAAAAATTTTGAACGGCAATGGGCTGAATTAAATAATTAA
- the copZ gene encoding copper chaperone CopZ — MEISLNVKGMTCGHCKSSVEGALRELDGVTSVEVDLSSGKVNVTYDQAKTSTDDMRQAVEDQGYDVVA, encoded by the coding sequence ATGGAAATTTCGTTAAATGTTAAAGGCATGACTTGTGGCCACTGCAAATCTTCAGTTGAAGGTGCACTGAGAGAATTGGATGGAGTAACAAGTGTTGAGGTAGACTTAAGCAGTGGTAAAGTAAACGTTACGTATGATCAGGCCAAAACTTCAACAGATGATATGCGTCAAGCGGTTGAAGATCAGGGCTATGATGTTGTAGCTTAA
- a CDS encoding class I SAM-dependent methyltransferase, with the protein MGKWFPRFYDIAMKPLENTRFKKIRARLIGKATGRVLEIGSGSGVNFSYYLNVDQVDAIEPNPLMSDLSHKSIRNSKVSIRLHQVNAEKLPFADNTFDSVVATLVFCTIPNPKQALKEIQRVCKPGAGIFIFEHVKMNQELLAKLQDALTPLWEKVCDGCHLNRDTLRLLKESGIDLGKIDYYYKGLFLAVEATNNK; encoded by the coding sequence ATGGGAAAATGGTTTCCTAGGTTTTACGATATAGCCATGAAGCCTCTCGAAAACACCAGATTCAAAAAAATTCGAGCCAGGCTGATAGGAAAAGCTACTGGAAGGGTATTAGAAATCGGCTCGGGATCTGGGGTTAATTTTTCATATTATCTTAATGTTGATCAGGTTGATGCAATTGAGCCCAACCCATTAATGAGTGATTTATCACATAAATCTATACGAAATTCGAAAGTATCGATTCGGTTACATCAAGTTAATGCAGAGAAGCTTCCATTTGCGGACAATACCTTTGATTCCGTGGTAGCCACACTTGTCTTTTGTACGATTCCGAATCCTAAGCAAGCATTGAAGGAAATCCAAAGAGTGTGTAAACCTGGGGCTGGAATTTTTATTTTTGAGCATGTAAAAATGAATCAGGAGCTGTTAGCTAAATTGCAGGATGCATTGACACCGTTATGGGAAAAGGTATGTGATGGATGTCATCTGAATCGGGATACATTGAGATTATTGAAAGAATCCGGGATTGATTTAGGGAAAATAGATTATTATTACAAGGGACTGTTTCTAGCAGTCGAAGCGACAAATAATAAATAA